The following proteins are encoded in a genomic region of Ostrea edulis chromosome 7, xbOstEdul1.1, whole genome shotgun sequence:
- the LOC125653834 gene encoding uncharacterized protein LOC125653834, with protein sequence MPWTDVIMTCVEFKVTGVDFTVPNSETGVEELMVVCDQDVLSNFNPPTDWRYLENDQDREETVSLEKTFYRAAAKEWTQRKSLGNIKTKASKAHHKEGRTPWTRFPEQCMKPIRQLLYCQQVLRKKSSNPGSMKSTQKVW encoded by the exons ATGCCCTGGACTGACGTCATCATGACCTGTGTcgagttcaaggtcactggagtcgaCTTCACCGTCCCTAATTCTGAG ACTGGAGTGGAGGAGTTGATGGTTGTGTGTGATCAGGACGTCCTCTCTAACTTCAACCCTCCTACTGATTGGCGTTATCTAGAGAATGACCAGGACAGAGAAG AGACTGTTTCTTTGGAGAAGACATTTTACAGAGCAGCCGCCAAGGAGTGGACCCAGAGAAAAAGTCTTGGGAATATTAAAACAAAGGCATCCAAGGCCCACCACAAAGAAGGCCGAACACCGTGGACACGCTTCCCAGAACAGTGCATGAAACCAATCAGACAATTGCTCTACTGTCAACAAGTATTGAGGAAGAAAAGCTCCAATCCAGGAAGTATGAAAAGTACCCAGAAAGTTTGGTAG